A single region of the Longimicrobium sp. genome encodes:
- a CDS encoding aminotransferase class V-fold PLP-dependent enzyme codes for MPQASLSLERTPPRSEDPALTGGLGAAVEALLPALEAFNRFDTPERTGASRAEWAARLDEPLPEAGAGPDAVLAALRDVVIPHGLRAGAPGFSGWVATAPTTIPAAAHLAAAVAGPLAVGVQAFNLLEAVGLRWLRDLLGLPETHQGLFTSGGSVANLVGLGAARQRAGERLGTDPSRDGAAGIPGPRIYASGEVHHCIHRAAGVLGLGRRAVVTIPVDDGLRIDLDALRRRLDADLAAGCTPVALVASAGTISAGTVDPLPALAALAREYDTWLHVDGAYGLLGVLDPEVAPLYGDLGECDSLVADPHKWLATSMGIGCAFVRDAGLLERAFTLGPAVYVEGSQPMRLPPPDMPVASQFDGLGYAFHHFGVEHTLPSRGVEVWALLKEIGAEGVRARVRRHNQYARYLAERVRRSPVLELMAPVTLSTVCFRYVPEALRGRPGAEAAAALDALNREVLGRVRSRGRLAPSGTSVRGAFVIRPCFVGPRTTLADVDALADEVEACGAEAWAAGPAE; via the coding sequence ATGCCACAGGCATCGCTCAGCCTGGAGCGGACCCCGCCGCGCTCCGAGGACCCCGCGCTCACCGGGGGCCTCGGCGCGGCGGTGGAGGCGCTCCTCCCCGCGCTGGAGGCGTTCAACCGCTTCGACACCCCGGAGCGGACGGGGGCCAGCCGCGCCGAGTGGGCCGCCCGCCTCGACGAGCCGCTCCCCGAGGCCGGCGCGGGGCCCGACGCGGTGCTCGCCGCCCTGCGCGACGTGGTGATCCCCCACGGCCTGCGCGCCGGCGCCCCCGGCTTCTCCGGCTGGGTGGCGACGGCGCCCACCACCATCCCCGCGGCCGCGCACCTGGCGGCGGCGGTGGCGGGGCCGCTGGCGGTCGGCGTCCAGGCGTTCAACCTCCTGGAGGCGGTGGGGCTACGCTGGCTGCGCGACCTGCTGGGGCTGCCGGAGACGCACCAGGGGCTCTTCACCAGCGGCGGGTCGGTGGCCAACCTGGTCGGCCTGGGCGCGGCCCGGCAGCGCGCGGGCGAGCGGCTGGGCACCGACCCCTCGCGCGACGGGGCGGCCGGCATCCCCGGCCCCCGCATCTACGCCTCCGGCGAGGTGCACCACTGCATCCACCGCGCGGCCGGCGTGCTGGGGCTGGGACGGCGCGCCGTCGTCACCATTCCGGTCGACGACGGCCTGCGGATCGACCTGGACGCGCTCCGGCGGCGGCTCGACGCCGACCTGGCGGCGGGGTGCACGCCGGTGGCCCTGGTGGCGAGCGCGGGGACGATCAGCGCGGGGACGGTGGACCCGCTCCCGGCGCTGGCCGCGCTGGCCCGCGAGTACGACACCTGGCTGCACGTGGACGGCGCCTACGGGCTCCTGGGCGTGCTGGACCCCGAGGTGGCCCCCCTCTACGGCGACCTGGGGGAGTGCGACTCGCTGGTGGCCGACCCCCACAAGTGGCTGGCCACGTCGATGGGGATCGGCTGCGCGTTCGTGCGCGACGCGGGGCTGCTGGAGCGCGCCTTCACCCTGGGGCCCGCCGTCTACGTGGAGGGCTCGCAGCCGATGCGCCTGCCCCCGCCCGACATGCCCGTGGCCTCGCAGTTCGACGGGCTGGGCTACGCGTTCCACCACTTCGGGGTGGAGCACACGCTCCCCTCGCGCGGGGTGGAGGTGTGGGCGCTGCTCAAGGAGATCGGCGCCGAGGGGGTGCGCGCCCGGGTGCGCCGGCACAACCAGTACGCGCGCTACCTGGCCGAGCGCGTCCGCCGCTCGCCGGTGCTGGAGCTGATGGCGCCGGTCACCCTCTCCACCGTCTGCTTCCGCTACGTCCCCGAGGCGCTGCGGGGGCGCCCCGGCGCCGAAGCCGCCGCGGCGCTCGACGCGCTCAACCGCGAGGTGCTGGGGCGGGTGCGCTCGCGCGGGCGGCTGGCGCCCTCGGGGACGTCGGTGCGCGGCGCGTTCGTGATCCGCCCGTGCTTCGTGGGCCCGCGCACCACGCTGGCCGACGTCGACGCGCTGGCCGACGAGGTGG
- a CDS encoding DUF6073 family protein yields the protein MATTAEDLSRIIEIPPRREHGPTPAGLIPNPKSLSELRVLRMPQGGLDRLSFVTWDTIEVLGHGEDTIEFRGYYVIDREDPTSADWGEASVNIHMRELNVNGVSPKFGRIRASTNDAYRPSGGQVKAGTIHAFADGPKLCMMLGHMKFELFDAGITVFNKEPIVLEHLITHIPPIGQGGGTRGRVEVPLYRMDDPDGEPVAILRQVKTHIGAWLE from the coding sequence ATGGCCACCACAGCGGAAGACCTGTCGAGAATCATCGAGATCCCCCCGCGCCGCGAGCACGGGCCCACGCCGGCGGGGCTCATCCCCAACCCCAAGAGCCTGTCGGAGTTGCGCGTGCTGCGCATGCCGCAGGGCGGGCTCGACCGGCTGAGCTTCGTCACCTGGGACACCATCGAGGTGCTGGGCCACGGCGAGGACACCATCGAGTTCCGCGGCTACTACGTGATCGACCGCGAGGACCCCACCTCGGCCGACTGGGGCGAGGCGTCGGTGAACATCCACATGCGCGAGCTGAACGTGAACGGCGTGAGCCCGAAGTTCGGCCGCATCCGCGCCAGCACCAACGACGCGTACCGCCCCTCGGGCGGGCAGGTGAAGGCCGGCACCATCCACGCCTTCGCCGACGGCCCCAAGCTGTGCATGATGCTGGGGCACATGAAGTTCGAGCTGTTCGACGCCGGGATCACCGTCTTCAACAAGGAGCCGATCGTCCTGGAGCACCTGATCACCCACATCCCCCCGATCGGGCAGGGCGGCGGCACGCGCGGGCGCGTGGAGGTGCCGCTCTACCGCATGGACGACCCCGACGGCGAGCCCGTGGCGATCCTGCGGCAGGTGAAGACGCACATCGGCGCCTGGCTGGAGTAG